The Glycine max mitochondrion, complete genome genome segment AAAAGGAAAAGCAATAGCATCGTTTCGTTCCAGTGCCCTAAGAGTCCGACACTAATTGTAAAGAGCCCCCATAACTATACAGTCATACGGACTACGAACTATTAACTCATTGTCCACATCTAACTGTAGAGGGGTAAATGAATAGCTACCTGATTCCAAAAGGCTATTCACTAATACTAATAGTATATTAGTCATTTGAAATTGTTCTTCTAAATGCATCTCATAGATCAACCATATATACATATATATTCAAATTTATACACTGTGATTTTAGAACCCTGAGATGTACTATAAGATCTATATCTCACATGCATATTACCAGCCCTTAACGGTGTTATAGTTATGGTCATTGTCATGCTCATATTCCGACATCTAATGGGAGATAAATGCCTTGGGGTGAGACGGTCTCCGATAAAGCCAGAGTTAAGATGATTGTTGCTCATCGAAAAGGGGGGGGCCATTCAAAGCTCAGTGGTAGCACTCTACTTCGGTACTAGGCCTGACTAGATGTTCGGAATCTGATGACCAGCCCGACTTAGACGACTAATGCCTTCTCCCAACCTCAAAAGTTTTTAGGCAAGAAAAGAAAAAGCGAAAAAGAAGCAACTCCTTGAGCGCTAGGAGAGGGACCGCCTTAGGATGGGGAGGAGGAATACGAGGCAATTAAATGGTTTTTGGTTGTATAGCATAAAAGTGACAAAATCGCTTTCTTTTTCGATAGAAAGCCCCAAAATCCATGTTCGTCTAGTGAAAAAGCCAGGGTATGAAAGAGCTACAGCAAAGACAAGATTGAATCATATTATTCCGTTCTTGCTTTCCTATTCAAGATGGCTTTACAGCAGGTGTGCTGACTTGACCCGAGGAGATCCGATAGCTTGTGCTTCCCTGCTTACTTTTTCTATTACCTCAACTGCTTTCGACCTGCTCACTTAGAATGAAGATAAATAATGGGCTAAAAATCAACTAGAGTAAGTCGACAAGCGAGAGACCCCAAGACAGAATTGGTCTTTTCTACTTTCCTGCTCTTGCCTTGTTAGCCTGGTAAGACGAATCTGTTTACTTCTTTATAGTTCTCTTCCCGACCATACGTCAAAGTCCGGCAATTGATCTCTGCTGTACCTGGAATCCAAGTAATCCATCCGCGAAAGGGACGAGACGTACGGGAATGATTGATTCCATAAAGAGAGGGCTTGCGAGGTCCCCGCTATGGCTTTTCTTTATTCCTTTTGTGCCGTCATGACGACTCGAAAAGACAATTCATGATGGTTTAGGTTTAGCCTGTTCTACCCTCTCCCGTTACTGAAAGTTCATCTTTTGATTTCCCCGGATAAGCCTTTCGTCCGGTTTTCTCCACGACTCCCGCTCCCTTTAATGCTATTATTAATATATAACGACTGATTACTTCTCGGATCCATTCATTCCATCTTCGCCTTATTGGATTGGAATTCTTTTGAATCAGAAAAGAAGATGGGATCCTATTTCATTGCTTTGGGCCGGTAATAAAATATTAAACCGATTGACAATCATCTTGGTGATGACTTATAGGTATAGGTCACATTACACAAGCTAATCGGTATGAATTGACTAAGGTCGGCAAGTTTCCTCTCCTGGAAAGTTTGCTTAACCATGTTGTACAAAACAAAGAATGGTCTAAGGTGTGAATTCTTCCAAGAGTAGGAGGGCTCACAGTAAGACCGGGTATAGCAGTAATTGGACTTCAATAGGCTAGGGCAAGTCAGTTTGAAAGCAAGAGTGTTCCCTAGGCGATACGAGGTAAGAGTTTGCAGGCCAATTCCCTAATTCCCTTATATACAGTGATTCAATAAAAGCAAGCACAAGCCTGTGAGAAAGCTTTTTAAAGTAGGAATGATTTTAGGCAAGCTAAGTCCTAGGGAAACCCTTTTGGAGTGTTTTAAGCTCATCTAATCCTTTTGGAGTTCTTCTACCTGGGAAGGCTAACAATAATAGATGGATATTGATTTCCATGATATTTTCTTTATATGGTGGAATACTCGAATGAATATTTTTTGAGGACTCCTAACAAAGGCTTTCTGTCCCCAGGTCTAACTATCTTTCTTTCTTTGGTAGGTCAAGGGATAGTTGTGCGGGGGTGGCAATAGTACTTCGTTCGAGTGCTGCTTTAGTGAAGGCAATTGAGCCTGGTAGCGGCCGCTACAATTGTAGCGATAGTCGGGCAGCAAGCGCCGGTCCTAGCCCTAGCCGGATGGGCTATCCACTATGGTTTCGGAAAGGAATAGGGATAGAAAGGAAGGGAGATGAAATGCTCAAAGAAAAAGGAATTCTTTCAGAAGCTCAGTCCGGAGTGAATAAGGAGGGGTAGTTTGCAACTTCAGTAGTGAACTTTCATTCATCCTTCTTTGGATAAATTGATAATAGAACAGAACGAGTTCTAGCGAGTCAACTGATTTTATAACTTTCAATAGGCAGTCCGCAAGACTGTGAAAGCGAAGGATAAACTTCTTTCTTTGATCACTTATTTTATAGGCTGAAGGATAAACTCCATCTATCTAGTAGTAAACTCAGTCTCTGTAGGCGGCGAAGCCTTACTTTACTGTTTACTGTACTTTATTTAAGTTGGGAAGTCCTCATCTAGTAGAACTTGCCTCTAAGCGGATAGTTCTCATGGTTTCAATCCGTCTTGTCTTTCGGGTCCTCACCATTTCAAGCCAGTAGGAGTCCGTTCAAGTCAGTACTCACTTCAGGTAGTATGTAATAGTCGAATAGTTGCTCAGGATGGATGGTTGCTTGCCCTGTCAGAAAGCTAGGCTCTGTCGAAGGAGAAAGCGAATCTCAGGCAACGTTCGAAGCTAATCGTTTACCCATTGGTCACCTATACTATATATATAAATGGAGTATAGAAAGGAAATCTGATCGGTTTCTCGAAGAATCCAATTTTGTTTTTGTTGTTGCATCTTCCCCGCCCGATGACTAAGCTATTTAGCCCACTTTTTAAACTGTACCAGCCACTACTTTTCCCCACTTTCAAGAGAAAAAATTGTCAATGGCAGGTAGGTAAGTAAATGATTAGGCATCCCTAGATGAGAGGGACAGTCTTTCTCAGGCATGATTATCCGCCAATGAAAACTAGTAAGAACCCTCCACTAGAAGAGAAGCAAGTGAAAGAAATAAAGGTTGAGAAATCCATGGTTGGGGCAGGGGTTCATGCAACCAAACATTAATGAATTCATTTGCATTCCTCTTCGGGTTCATTGGAGTCTCAGGTAAGGCCTAGAGAAGGGAGAGGAAGCAGCGCTCTGAACTCATTGATTCAGAGACAATATTTGGTAAATTGCAGTGCTTGCCGAAGGCGAGGTATGCTTTTAGGAGTGAGAGTGAACAGCTTTCTTTGCTGAGTTCGCAGCGTACCCACCTTACTGAGTACGAGAGACCTCCGCTCGAGAATAGGAATTGACTCTTATTAGATAACGAGAATCGATGTCTTTGACATCGCTGAGATAAAGTCCTTTGCCGATGTTGCAGCGGGACTCCCCATCAAAGTGAAAAGGAGAGTTAGATTCCGCCGAAGAAAAAACTGCTGAATGGGAGACTATTGAAAATAGAAAGAATGACATAACCTAATTCGGGTGTTATGGCCTCGTCTTTTCTTTTTGTTGTGGTCATCTCTTTGTTTGGAGAGATCCATCTTCCTATGGTTGCCAGGTAAGACTTCGAATTGGCTTAGCGCGTAGTGATCTATGTGCTTATGCCTTCAAAACCTTTCTTTGGACTTGATCCTTTCACTACGTTTGGAATGGATCGCTCATGTGAACCCGAGGCCTAGATTCAGTCTTGCTGGGCACGGTTTTGATTCATTAGCCTCATATGAATGACTGAAATCATCTGCATTTGCCCTCCTCGAAATCAAGAGTGGAGCTTGCAAGTGCACGACCCATCACCCCGTCATAATATCTATTGGAACTAGTCTTGAGTCGGTGCAACCGCGAGTGGAACTGATCGAAGTCTCAAATCTCTTATTTTTAGATTTTTAGTCCAATCTGGTGTGTACTAATGAATTTAGTAAGTCCTTCTCCTATCCAAAAAACAATATAATATAAACAAGAAGGAAAAGGGAAGTCCTAAACAGGTACTTCCACACCACATTGAAAGAGTTTCGTGGAGTATATAAGGCATCCCCTGATCTTTTTTGATATCACGACTCTTGCTTCACTGGGAAATCAAAAATGTGACCTCGTCTTCGTCAAGACTAGTGCCTGCTGCTTGAAGGGGACTGGAAGAATATCTAAGACTATTCTATTACCTATACCTAATCGATTCACACGGTAAATCCATGCAGGAATGGATGATTACGCCAAACAAATCTAGTTCGAACTGACATAGCTATACGAGAATAAATTTTATAATAGGATTTTCGTACATATTTTGGGTTCAAAGGCGAAAAACGCATTTTATAGCAGCCGAAAAGAACACCGTTCGCCAATTCGGCCGAAAGCGCAAAAGAGCGAAATCCAGGCTAGGCTGCCAATTGCTATTCAAGCATCTCAAACCAACTCTATCTGTAACGATTGCTATTTCATCTCCATGAAGAGGAGCTTATGCTAAAGGAACTGGTGATCCCTAGCTTGAGACTCAAACTCCGGAAGCCGACCTTCCAACATACATTGTGTGAGAAGACTATTCCACATCATCAGCCAATTAAGCTTAAGCGGCAACCTTGAAAGAGGGTAACCAGCATCAAGCTCTAAGGATGGGTATTATGTACCAGCTCGAACCCCTGACGGCCTTAAGTTGCATCTTGAGTCTTATTAATTAAGAATGGGAGGTGAAGACTCCCGCCGCCTTATACCGGCTTGGGGCGCAAAAGAGAGAGGCCAACAATAAACTAGAACAATTCAGCTGATTTCTCGACATTGACGACAACCTACTCTTCGCGGCAGGAATTCGCCTAGGAATTTCCCATCTCTGGCTCAAATAAGCGGAAGCATAACCATAACCTAATTGCGAAGCAATACAATATGCTTCAAAGCAGCCGTTTGGAGATTGACAATGGAAGTTAAGTTGGTCAAGACTTCTCTTCCTGTGTAGAATTCAGATGAAACCGTCAAAACAATCAATATAGAAAGACGAGTGCCATCTCCGCTTACTATTGAAAGAAAGACAGGTGGCACCCACCTTTTATACTCGGGACTTATTCTATAGGCTATTCTCTGGGGTGAATCTTCTTCCTAATCTCTTTAGAACTGGGATTTCAGCCTTTAACCCTCAAGCTAAGCTTATTCGCCCTTCTTGAAAACTTATTCGATAAAACTCTTCCCTAAACTGACTATTCTAGTTATAAGGGAAGCCTTAATAGAAAGGAATTCCAGATCGGTTATTACATCTACGCTGACTCTACTAGACCACCTTTGGCTCATTTTATTGAACTTGGGTCTGACTGCTTTACTCAAAAACCTTCTTTATAACAGAGCCTATTCTCTTACTCTTCTCTCTAATGTCAAATGAAAGAGTTTACTATACGACTTTACACTAACATAAAGATAACTACTTCTCCTAGTCTGACTTCTTACCCTTTTCCATTAGAAAAAGACTAAGGGGAGTACTAGCAGATTTATCCTCTTAATCTCTCTTTTTAGTGAGGAATTTTTTACAATGAAAGATAATTTGCTTAGAAGCTAGAGCTAGGAGAAGATAGGACGGTTGATATGCCTAATCTAATCCCTTTTACTTTTATTTTAGTTAGATTTAGGAACTTAACTCGAAGGTAAGTAGTATGACTAGGAGAAGAAGATCAATCTATTGCTTATGTAGCTTACCCCTTAGACTTTTTTGAAGAAGGTTCTGTTACTAACATGGTTACTTCCATTAATATATTTGGGTTCAAAGCCCTACGCGCTCTACGGCTGGAAGATTAGCGAATCCCTCCGGCTTATATTAAAACTTTCCAAGGCCCGCCTCATGGCATCCAGGTTGAGAGAGAGAATTTGAACAAATAGGGTTGTCCCCTGTTGGGATGTACTATTAAACCTTAATTGGAGTTATCCGCTAAAAACTACGGTAGGGCAGTTTATTAATGTCTTCGTGGTGGACTTGATTTTACCAAAGATGATGAAAACGTGAACTCCCTGAGTTTATTATCTTATTTTGTGCCGAAGCAATTTTATAAAGCACAGGCTGAAACCGGTGAAATCAAAGGGCATTACTTGAATGCTAGTACATGCGAAGAAATGATCAAAAGAGCTGTATTTGCCAGAGAATGGGGCCTTCCTATCGTAATGCATGACTACTTAACAGGGGATTGAATACTAGCTTGGCTCATTATTGCCGAGATAATGGCCTACTTCTTCACATCCACCGTGCAATGCACGTAGTTTTTGATAGACAGAAGAATCATGGTATCCACTTCCGCGTACTAGCTAAAGCGTTACGTATGTCTGTTGGAGATCATATTTACTCTGGTACCGTAGTTGGTTTAATGCCTTAGGGTACTTTAGTTTAGATAGCTATTCCTAGAAAGAAACTAGGCACACTCGCTACGAAAAAATCTATATTAGCTCCCGCTGAGTCAATAATTGCAGATTCTGATTCAATTGCTACAAGTCGGTACGAAGACAAGAAGACGATTCACCTCTAGAGAAATCTTATCTTCTTATCCAATCTTATTAAATAAATTTTATCTTTAAGCCAAGTAAGCCCTATAGGGAAGAGATAAAAGCTTATCCCCCACAGGGCACTCTCTTTAAATTACATATGTTAGCAATCACGGCTTATTCAACAATCGTGAATTGAATTATCCTTGAGTCAGGCCTAAGCCCGGATTCGCTCTCAACTATTGCTTCTTATGCCCTATAACTCTAATCAGAAGGAAAAGCTATTGGCTTGAATCGCTTCGCTCCTTAAATAGCAGACAAGACGCGATCAGTCAATACCAGGCAAAGTCCTTACTTACCAGACCGACCGGTCTCAAAGCGAGAAAGACCCGGCGCATCTCTTCCTTAATAGCCTAAGGCCGGCGATAAACTATAGGCACTTTCCTTTCTCTCTTCTCTTAGTATCTTAGAGCTAACTTCAGAGACCAAAAAAAGGAATATGCATCGTCATAAAGAGCCTTATTCAATAAGCAGGCGAGCTCCGATTAACTGCCCGGCAAGACGCGCTCCTTAATATAATAGCCATAGAGTCAATACCCGGCGAAAGGCGGATCATAGAATCCGCTGTTTGATAGGAAGAATAGGCTGTATATGTTATAAACTTCAAGGATGACGGACTTCTATGCGGAAACCGGAGAAGTAGGTACCCGAAGTTACCGAACAAACTAGCCACTCGTTGATTAGCAGCCACCGTGAGGCCTGCTACTTTCTGGGCAGAGGAAAGGCCAATTTGTCTCAAATGGTAGAATCGCTGCCATTGGGGAAAATGCTTTTGGCAAATCGTGTACCCCGGCAGAGAATTCAATTATGATGGAGCTCGCTCCGTGAGAAGAGACTAATCTGTGAAATGACGTGGAAGTTCGATTTGCTTTTCTTTGTGGTCTACGCCCTACCTTTCTTAAGGTAAGAAATAAGAAACAACATTTGAATCTTGGTTTTTACTTTTTGAAATGTAGTTAGTCTCGTAGGATAAAGAAGGTGTGTACCTATGTCCCGAAATCCGGATGTGGGACCATCCGCGAGCCTTTTCCTTGAGTTAGCGTTGAGGGCCCAGGTTGTCTGCCCCATTGGCCTATGGCTAAGGTGCATTTTCTTTTTGTTGAGTTGTTGTAGAAGGGGGTTTGGGGTCTATCACCATTTCGGTATGGTCTTAGGCGGGTTCACCGCTTTTTGCTAAGCTGAGTCTAACTGCTGACCTCCCGTCTCAAGTCCCTCTTTTTCTTGCAGGAGCGATGTAAACTATTAGGCTAGCCTTCTAATGGAATGGGCTAAGTTACCTTTCTTTGTCTTTATTTAGTTTCCCTGCTCTCTTGCATCCAGTACTGGCTTTCTCTTTCAGGTAGTGAAGTGTATACCATTATTGATGGTGCACGAGCGATCGTCATCTTATTCTAGCTTTCTTTCCTTTTTTGGAAGCATTCCCGATCCTTTCCTTCCCCTCTTTCCAGTGGTCGAAGCCGGCTAAGGGCCATTTCCTTTGCCAGCCTTCCAGTCTTAAGTAGTCCAATCCCCTTTTTTCGTATCGTATAGTGAAGAACTGGTTTTCCGTTAGTCCCTTATTCTGATACTGAGAAGGGGAACTTCTTCCTTTAGGAGTTGGAATCTCTGAAAGGAAGAAGTCACACCTTAGACACGGTAGGTAAGATTAGAACTTAAAGGCCCTTAGACCATTACACAATGGAGCACTTGCTTACACCACTAGTTAGAGAACTGGGGAAGGGGTGCGAAAGAGTTCAACACTACGCTCATTTCGTAGATCTACGATTTCAGGGTTAAGGATTTTTGCTTAGCTGCTTAGCGAATCCCCTTGCTTTTATGAAACTTTTCACATTATCTTTGTTTTTCTCGATGCTTTGAATAGCTATCCGGATAGCAGAAGTGCAATCATTTGCGAAAGCTCTTTCTTCTCGCTCCTCTACTTGACTTGTATTAGTAGGGCGAGTGGCTATCGCTCCTCAAACTCTTCAAAAGAAGCCATCCTTGCACCTTATAAATCTAAGACTGTTGTTTCCTTTAGGAGCGGAAATGCCGACATCTACTATTCCATCAAAGAGCCTATTCGTCGTAAGCCCTTCTAGTTCATCTACATCAGCTAATATCGAATCGCCTGTTGTGCCCCGAGAATGGTCTGTTACGGGCTATCATTCGTATCTTAAGGCAGTTCAGTTGATCGATCCAGGTCCAGTCCGCCTCTCTTCGGGAAGGAGGTCAAGCAGGGCTTCTTTAACCTTGGGGAGTTCTTCTGAAGCTATGTCCGCTGACGAAGTTGGGGAGCTTGGCCAGTCTCTCTATCGCCCTGACCTTCGAAAGAGGATCCTCTTTTCTGGCACTAAGTTATCCTTCGCCCGATTCGACATCGGAAGAAGCCCCACTATACTAGATTTAAGCAATTCGGGTGTGGATCCATCAATGGCTAGACGCACTTCACTTTCTATCGGACGTCCGGTCGGTGGCAGGAATTACTTAAAAGGCCTCACCTGACGAGCTAGCTTCGCCTGAGGCTCTTGTGGCTGCTGCGACTAAACTTGGTTGGTGCTCTTGCTTCGGTCGATCGAAGAAAGATGGTGTCAGTGACCAGAGAAGGTCCCTCTTTCTTTAGAGAATGACCGTGGTCGTTTCGCTTCCTCTCTCTATCGGTCGAGTGACTTTCACTTCCTTTCCATTGCGACAGGATTGAATCAGCCGCTTGAAAGCCTCCTTTTCTTCGTTAAATCGCGAGTTGGAAAGCTTTTTGGGGAGATTTCCTATAGCCTAACTGGAAGCGCCCACTGGCTTAAGATCTTGTGGGCTTAGCACGCCCCTGTGACGATCGATCTTCAAGCATTGGGCAAATACAAATAAATAAATGGATGGATCGTCCCCTTTACTTGAAAGGGAGGGCTTTCGTACCAAACCTGTGGCTGAATGGTTAAAGCATTCCTTGTTTTGACCGCAGCACCATATCTTGACCCTTTTCTCGAATTGGTCCATTTCGAGTTGGCCCACTCCCCTTCGACTGGTTCTCAAAGGAGAAGAACTGAGAGAGTATGCTATGCGCAGACTGACTTGCTGCTTGCTTTCTTTGAGGAATTGTGGAGTGAAGGTTTCAGTCGATTGAGACTCACTATTAGTACTTAATACCACACCTTAATCAAAATCATACATGAGAGGCGATAAATCGTCTGATTAAGAAAGAAGGGGTCCGTTCCGTCTCTCACTAATACAAGACGGGGATAAGCCGGACATGACCCCTGACTCGATTCCCGTCTTCTCTAGTGGGAATTCTGATCCCGCTCAGTCAGTGAGGATGTCCATGCTCAGTAGCTTCTTCTCTGTCAGCTTCTTAACCGCGTGGGGCCTTTCCCTCTCTTCCTCTTTTTTAAGGTAACCGTCCAGTCTTGGAAGTGAGGGTGTTGCAATCATTCCAATCCCTCTACTCGTCTATTAGCAGTTTCCTGAAGCCATTCTGCTATCATTCTAGTTTTTAGTAAAGTGACTGCCGTTGTTGATGTTCGATCGTTTAACTCGCAGCCAAGGAATGTTCCTGATCTGCGAACAGAACCAAAGTCGTACTCTCTTTTCTAAAGCAAGGAATTTCCTTTCATTCATAAGTCACACAAGAATTTCTCAAGGTTGCAGGCAAGGCTACTAGAGAAGGGGTGAAACCAGCCAAGGGCGGGCTCCAAGGCGACAATAGCAATCGAGTGGCCAAGCGTTGAAAGAGAGGAAGGGCTAGCGGCAAAAAAGAATAAGAATAACAGAAGTTCTTGAGGGGAGATCTTTTCACTCTTTCTCGATGCAATAATAGTCAGTCTAGTGACTTCTTGATAGCATTGGTCTCGGAAAGCCCTCCCTCGGTACCGGGCTAAGGATAGAAGCGATTCCACCAGAGTGAAATTCCGTACTTATCCCAGCTCTCAAGGAAGATTCGAAGTAGGTACCTATGTCATGCTGAATTTCAAAGTAGTTTTGAGGTAATCGATGGCATATTGCCTAGAAGCGTCAAAGACAGTGATATATTTCGGTGTCGATATCGGCTCTGTTCATCGACCCGACTCTGTTTATCTCCGACTAAACCGACTCTTTGTCCCGATCCGGTAACTACACGGCTTATTGTGGTAAAAGAGAAAGTCAAACTCACAACTCTTTTTCCTTTTCTCGTGCACTTTCCTAAGGGCTACGTACTTCACTCCATTACCTTCTATTCGAACTCTGACACTTCTCTCATTGTGAAATTTCTATCTAAGTCCTGACAGCCCCTAACTTTGGCAAAGACTACTCGCTCGCTTTAAAAGCAACTCCATTGAGTCCTGTCAGATCGTTTATATATAACCTTTATTCATATATGACCTTAGAAAGGTTCTGAAAGAAAGAAGAGTTCCATTCGATTATCCGGGCTCATTGCCTAGTCCCTCTAAACTATCTAAAGCCTGGGGATTCTCCTTACCAGATGATCTCCAGCCTGCATTGTGCCCCTCTCGGATACCCTGCAGGGTCGACGTAACTCTTACCTAGGTAGACTGGCTATCCAACTGAATCGAGAGCCCAGCTCCCACTACTTCTTCGTAAGTGAGGTGAGGTACTTCTTTTGAATAGGCAGGGTTGTTCTAGGATGACTCAAGTGACGATGCTGACACCAAGGTTGCTTGCAAAGCATCGGATATGCGAAAGAGGGAGAATGTGCTACATCGGATATTGCTGTAGTTGATGAAAGAGCTGTAGTTTATGCTAAAGCATCGGTTACGAATGACCCAATCTATCTATGGTAACCACCCTTACTTTTAGTAGATGGAGATGCGCACCTAGGAAAGACGGATGAAAGAGAACCTGCCCTAAGAGATTGGCATAGGCCTGTGGGCCCGCTGCGGTAGAAGGCCTTTGCTGGCCTGTCGATCTATCCTGATTAACTTACTGACGCTATTTCTGACTAGAGAGAGGGCTTAGATCGGAGAGGAGCAGCTCTTTTCTTTTTAACATAAAGCAGTGATGAATGGGACGGAGCTGCTACAATCAATAGCTTCAGCTGCTTTATGTATTGGAGCAGAGGTGGCAGTTAGCAGCAGGAACAGGACCAGCAACTAGGGTTGTTCACAGAGCAGCCGTCTTTCCGTCTCAAGCGGAGAAGACATCAAAAGAATCTTTATCTATGGCTCTACCAGGGAATCCTAGTTAGTTATAGGGTTCTGAACCAGAGCAGAGATAGGAAAAAGCATATCCTATGTATACTGAACCTGAGCTTGCTTACCATAGGACTGCTATTGGATAGGTTTACCTTTTTTCTCCAACTCGCTTATTATAGTGGGAAGCTCGGCTGGTAAGGGATTCTATTAGGATAGGACTCCAACTGTAAGAACTGGCCTTAGTACTGCAGCAATTGGAAGGAGAACTGAAAAGACCTTCGACCATTTCATTTGGTAGCACGTTTAGCTCGTTATGAAACGTATTGTTAGAACTAGAAGTGTTCTTAGTCCAGGTAAGAGTCCAATGCTAGATTAATAATGTAAAATATGAGATATCCTAAGGTATTTAATTGCTTGTTTGATAGAATAAGGAGGAAAGAAGTCTGTTTCCTATTGATAGTGGCACTCCCACAGGCTGGCGGGGAACTCCCATATGGATGGCTGAGAATAATTCATATATAGGCTATAGGCTTGAAAAGAGTGCTAGCTTTCGTTAGGCCTTTCTTTTCCTAAAGATAGGATCCCACCTTCCCTAATTCTGAGCAAGAACATCTTATTCAATTCAACAAGTGCTACCCACTAATCTAATCTAATCTCAGTCGAATGCTCCTTAAGTTTAAGGGGTAAGTCCTCAACGAAAAGCCATAACTCTTAACCGTTCGGATCCCATATACGCATGGGCTACTTCACTCCTTTCTTTATTTCACGTTTTCTCGGGAAAATTAGTTGCAAATAGATTTCTGCCCATAAACGGACATTCAAATCGATCAACTCGCTAAAACCCCGTATTTTTTATTGCAAGTCAATTTTTGCCTATAGACGGACATTGAAATCGATACAGTTTCATTTTCCCGGGAATTTTGCGGAAAGATTGGCTGAATTCCTATCCCAAGAGCGGATTCTGATTCAGTAGTTTTCTTCAGGTTGGGTCGGCTTGAGCTTGAGACAGATGTGGTTCTTCTGGGTCAGTGCCAATGGGAACTACATATCAAAGAGACCGGGTTCCATTTAGTTCCAAAGACTGGTAGGGATAGGGATCAATTCAATCGACCTACTTCCCCTTACTATAAATATAAATAGTAAAACTACTCTGTCCCATAGTGAGAGTGGAGTTCCAAGCGACCATTTTCTGCCCAGCTTTCTTTCCTTTTGTGAAAGCATATGACATAGTTAAAGAAAAAGAAGAGAATGCAAGCGGAACTTCATCCGTAAGCGGTGTTGGAGGACTAGCAATTGAATCAGCTGTTGATGCAATAAAAGCTGTGATCCTAGGAGCTGCACATGATGGGGAATAGCCGGTGCATCGATATTCTGTAAGTGTTCCATAAACCGGAGGATTTCCGCTTTGAGATCTCAAAGGAGCTCATCTGAAGCCCCTCCCAGGCCAAGTTCCCCCACTGAAAAAGCTAGAGAAAGGTTGCTCAGCCCCGACTTCCCTAGGCCCTTCGTTCAACTCGCCTTTTGGCGACTACACTTCCTACCCAAAATAATAGATAGAAATATCGCAAATAGAGCCATTGCAACACCCATCAAGGGAGTAGTTCCCCACCCCGGAGCTACTTTACCATATTCTGAATTTAATGGTTTCAATAAATCACCTACAACAGTTCGTCTTGGACCAGATCTAGAATTATCCTCAACGGTTTGCGTAGCCATAAATACTATTTTTTATTCATTGAGATCTGTTTACTTTGTATATCATTCCGCTGTAAATATAAGGATCTTATCCTATAGATCTATTGTGGTCTTGAAACTTTATAATTCTAATAATGGAAACAGCAACCCTAATTGCCATCTCTATCAGCTAGTTAGCTAGCCGCTCTTTCCCTAGTCTTAGCTAGTCTCATTTTCCTTCGGCTTCTTGTAAGGCTCACTTCACTTCTGGCTTCTGGCCAGGCATAGAATTCTTTGACCGGCTTTGGTCGAGCAACCGGAACGGCCACTGCCTACATAACTTGCTCTT includes the following:
- the orf151 gene encoding hypothetical protein — encoded protein: MPTSTIPSKSLFVVSPSSSSTSANIESPVVPREWSVTGYHSYLKAVQLIDPGPVRLSSGRRSSRASLTLGSSSEAMSADEVGELGQSLYRPDLRKRILFSGTKLSFARFDIGRSPTILDLSNSGVDPSMARRTSLSIGRPVGGRNYLKGLT